In Gammaproteobacteria bacterium, a single window of DNA contains:
- a CDS encoding tRNA 2-selenouridine(34) synthase MnmH (catalyzes the selenophosphate-dependent transfer of selenium from selenophosphate for conversion of 2-thiouridine to 2-selenouridine at the wobble position in tRNA): MSMQLWDSRHFERIFVDNVPLLDVRAPVEFAQGAFPCAVNMPILTDKEREQVGICYKTQGPKAAVALGHQLVSGEVKSSRVSAWQRFFAEHPHGALYCFRGGQRSRIAQQWLQEIGVSVPRIQGGYKAMRRFLMTRLAELCASDNFVVIGGRTGTGKTRLLQAFAKAVDLEAAANHRGSA; this comes from the coding sequence GTGGGACTCACGGCACTTTGAGCGCATTTTCGTTGACAATGTGCCTTTGCTGGATGTTCGAGCACCGGTGGAATTCGCCCAAGGTGCGTTTCCGTGCGCGGTCAACATGCCGATATTGACCGACAAGGAGCGAGAACAAGTTGGCATTTGTTATAAAACGCAAGGCCCTAAGGCTGCGGTGGCACTTGGTCACCAACTCGTGTCCGGTGAGGTCAAGTCATCGCGTGTTTCGGCGTGGCAGCGTTTTTTTGCCGAACATCCGCACGGCGCCTTGTATTGCTTTCGTGGTGGACAGCGCTCCCGCATTGCCCAACAGTGGTTACAGGAGATTGGCGTTTCGGTCCCTCGAATACAGGGCGGCTACAAAGCCATGCGTCGTTTTCTGATGACACGTTTGGCTGAGCTGTGTGCCAGCGACAACTTTGTGGTGATTGGAGGGCGCACCGGGACAGGCAAGACACGATTATTGCAAGCTTTTGCCAAAGCGGTGGACCTAGAGGCGGCGGCCAATCACCGCGGTTCGGC